Proteins found in one Rhizobium sp. BT04 genomic segment:
- a CDS encoding phosphotransferase enzyme family protein: MKPLEGGRTGQIWRDGETVIRPSGTWTPTVHRFLRHLRSRGFVGAPEPIDITDGNREVVSYVAGRVCEDLSDPFVGSEHMLVSAARLLRDFHSASQGFLERDDEVQAWMLAPQEPREIVCHGDFAPYNVAAADGEAVGIIDFDTAHPAPRLWDLAYAVYRWAPLSDPVNPAGSFGLEDQLRRTQIFCTAYGATIEERLRLPETICTRLQALVDFMLTSAADGDETFAEDVDAGDARLYLSDIDYIGRHRDRLLKALS, encoded by the coding sequence GTGAAACCGTTGGAGGGCGGACGAACCGGGCAGATCTGGCGCGACGGCGAGACCGTCATCAGGCCTTCCGGCACATGGACGCCGACAGTGCATCGGTTCTTGCGCCATCTCAGGAGTAGAGGCTTTGTGGGAGCGCCCGAGCCGATCGACATCACTGACGGAAACCGAGAGGTCGTCAGCTACGTCGCCGGGCGCGTCTGCGAAGACCTTAGCGATCCATTCGTCGGCTCCGAGCACATGCTGGTTTCGGCGGCCAGGCTTTTGCGCGATTTTCATTCGGCGTCGCAAGGCTTTCTGGAAAGAGACGATGAAGTCCAGGCATGGATGCTGGCGCCGCAGGAACCGCGCGAGATCGTATGCCACGGAGATTTTGCGCCTTACAACGTCGCCGCGGCGGATGGTGAGGCGGTCGGAATCATCGATTTCGACACTGCCCATCCAGCGCCGCGCCTCTGGGATCTCGCTTACGCGGTCTATCGCTGGGCGCCCTTGTCCGATCCCGTCAATCCAGCCGGGTCATTCGGGCTCGAGGATCAGTTGCGCCGGACGCAAATCTTCTGCACAGCTTACGGGGCAACAATCGAAGAACGGCTCCGGCTCCCCGAAACGATCTGCACGCGGCTCCAGGCGCTCGTCGATTTCATGCTGACGAGTGCCGCAGATGGAGACGAAACCTTTGCGGAGGACGTCGATGCTGGAGACGCCCGGCTGTATCTGAGCGACATCGACTATATCGGCAGACATCGAGACCGGCTGCTGAAAGCGCTGTCGTGA
- a CDS encoding magnesium and cobalt transport protein CorA, with translation MEQLKDRNTIPKREGSGSTSPPYERPGVVAAAVYQHGQRIRDIRIEEAGEWRGRENAVVWIGLHEPDEVLLHQIQAEFNLHPLAIEDAAQPHQRPKLEIYGEAMFIVARTAHMKDDEIVFGETHLFVGRGYVVSVRHGESSSYLAVRQRCEATPAALAHGENYILYSILDFIVDNYMPVIEVVQEEVEKLEDLVLREQLEKSDIERLYLLRRKLLRLRNAVVPLVDVCRRYEHIDLPGMDPTLQSLFRDVTDHVRRVQEDIDALREVLAFAFEASVMIGQTEQTAIARKLAAWAAILAVPTAIAGIYGMNFSDMPELKFQYGYFVVLGVIAVLCLGLFGFFRRRRWL, from the coding sequence TTGGAACAGCTGAAGGATCGGAACACTATTCCCAAGCGCGAAGGCAGCGGTTCGACATCGCCGCCCTATGAACGGCCCGGCGTCGTCGCTGCCGCCGTTTACCAGCATGGGCAACGCATTCGCGACATCCGGATAGAAGAGGCCGGTGAATGGCGCGGCCGGGAGAATGCGGTTGTCTGGATCGGCCTGCACGAGCCGGATGAAGTGCTGCTGCACCAGATCCAGGCCGAGTTCAATCTGCATCCGCTGGCGATCGAGGACGCGGCGCAGCCCCATCAGCGCCCGAAGCTGGAGATTTACGGGGAGGCGATGTTCATCGTCGCCCGGACCGCCCACATGAAAGACGACGAAATCGTCTTCGGCGAAACGCATCTCTTCGTCGGCCGCGGTTACGTCGTCTCCGTTCGCCACGGAGAATCCTCCTCCTATCTGGCGGTCAGGCAGCGGTGTGAGGCGACGCCGGCCGCCCTTGCCCATGGCGAGAACTACATTCTCTATTCGATCCTCGATTTCATCGTCGACAATTACATGCCGGTGATCGAGGTGGTGCAGGAGGAAGTCGAGAAGCTCGAGGATCTGGTGCTGCGCGAGCAGCTGGAAAAATCCGACATCGAGCGGCTTTACCTCTTGCGGCGCAAGCTGCTGCGGCTGCGCAACGCCGTCGTGCCGCTCGTCGATGTCTGCCGGCGCTACGAGCACATCGATCTTCCCGGCATGGATCCGACGCTCCAGTCGCTGTTTCGCGATGTGACCGATCACGTGCGCCGGGTTCAGGAAGATATCGATGCGCTGCGCGAGGTCCTTGCCTTCGCCTTCGAGGCCAGCGTGATGATCGGCCAGACGGAGCAGACGGCGATCGCCCGCAAGCTTGCCGCCTGGGCGGCGATCCTCGCTGTTCCCACCGCAATCGCCGGCATTTACGGCATGAACTTCAGCGACATGCCTGAGCTGAAATTCCAGTATGGCTATTTCGTCGTGCTCGGCGTCATCGCCGTCCTTTGCCTCGGACTTTTCGGCTTCTTTCGCCGGAGGAGGTGGCTTTAG